A genome region from Mycobacterium florentinum includes the following:
- a CDS encoding TetR/AcrR family transcriptional regulator, with product MTRRTQADRRAATRTAILAAARELFTEHGYQGCSVDTILARAESSKGAFYHHFSDKAAVLEALLTDFEEEGVRRAREWSTGISSPLEIMRVSARNLLDWCTDPYIRQVVLTDALSVLGFTRWHQIDDRYTLDVLDHLLQRGVAAKEVRPLPSTRMTARLIIAATNEAALFVANAVDVEAARAEALASIDFMIMSIAAPGPAGRRSV from the coding sequence GTGACGAGACGAACCCAGGCAGATCGCCGCGCCGCGACCCGCACGGCGATCCTCGCGGCCGCCCGCGAGTTGTTCACCGAGCACGGCTATCAGGGCTGCAGCGTCGACACGATCCTGGCTCGCGCCGAATCCAGCAAAGGGGCCTTCTACCACCACTTCTCGGACAAGGCGGCGGTCCTCGAGGCGCTGCTCACCGACTTCGAGGAGGAGGGCGTTCGCCGGGCCAGAGAATGGAGTACCGGGATATCGTCCCCGCTGGAGATCATGCGGGTGTCGGCGCGCAACCTGTTGGATTGGTGCACGGATCCCTACATCCGGCAGGTCGTGCTGACCGACGCGCTGTCGGTGCTCGGCTTCACGCGGTGGCATCAGATTGACGACCGCTACACGCTCGACGTCCTGGATCATCTGCTGCAGCGCGGCGTCGCCGCAAAAGAGGTGCGACCGCTGCCCTCGACCCGCATGACCGCGCGGCTGATCATCGCCGCAACAAACGAGGCGGCACTGTTCGTCGCGAATGCGGTCGATGTCGAGGCCGCCCGCGCGGAGGCACTTGCTTCCATCGACTTCATGATCATGTCGATCGCGGCCCCGGGCCCAGCCGGTAGGCGCTCGGTGTGA
- a CDS encoding carboxymuconolactone decarboxylase family protein, with protein sequence MPRIAPIPMEELSAHSREIVDAGVAAGLYATPVPLQIFAYRSAQLEQVNMARTHLGAGTLLGGRILELLRIRSAQLGECEPCSQSRKHDSITDDDVACLLAPGHGDLTPQEQMAVEFLDLLSADHHAMDDEFYQRLGEHFTAAQIIELGFTCAGVMGLHRFIHTLNVYGDSAPVIEYDRDQVDSAKPV encoded by the coding sequence ATGCCGCGTATTGCACCAATCCCGATGGAAGAGCTCAGCGCGCACTCGCGCGAGATCGTCGACGCCGGCGTGGCCGCCGGGCTCTACGCGACGCCGGTGCCGTTGCAGATCTTCGCCTATCGCAGTGCCCAGCTCGAACAGGTCAACATGGCCAGGACTCACCTGGGTGCCGGCACGCTGCTCGGCGGCCGGATTCTGGAGTTGCTGCGCATCCGCAGCGCGCAGCTCGGTGAGTGCGAACCGTGCAGCCAGTCGCGCAAGCATGATTCGATCACCGACGACGACGTCGCGTGCCTGCTCGCGCCCGGCCACGGCGACCTCACCCCGCAGGAGCAGATGGCCGTCGAGTTCCTCGATCTGCTCTCGGCCGACCATCACGCGATGGACGACGAGTTCTACCAGCGGCTGGGTGAGCATTTCACCGCCGCGCAGATCATCGAGCTCGGTTTCACCTGTGCGGGTGTGATGGGGCTGCACCGCTTCATCCACACCCTCAACGTGTACGGCGACTCGGCGCCCGTCATCGAATACGACCGGGATCAGGTCGACAGCGCTAAGCCGGTGTGA
- a CDS encoding transmembrane-type terpene cyclase, whose translation MSLIDMFGLASGIFWILTYACVIRQGLLDRSYAMPFLALAMNITWEFLFTFIYPSVGGMLQEVINAIWFAADIAILAVFVKYWRSDYPKNLPQSYFWPMFVFAFAMVTPMMVAIVSVFGRENGSVYTAYVDNLIMSALFLSMLMRRGDRRGQSMWIAWGKLLGTVTASISQYLYAPGNVVWLVIYVEILVLDVLYVFLLSKAPRYQRAEGLAILTPA comes from the coding sequence GTGTCCCTGATCGACATGTTCGGGCTTGCCAGCGGGATCTTCTGGATCCTCACCTACGCGTGCGTGATACGGCAGGGCCTGCTCGACCGCAGCTACGCGATGCCCTTTCTCGCGTTGGCAATGAACATCACCTGGGAGTTCCTGTTCACGTTCATCTACCCGTCGGTCGGCGGGATGTTGCAGGAGGTCATCAACGCGATCTGGTTCGCCGCCGATATCGCCATTCTCGCGGTCTTCGTGAAGTACTGGCGCTCCGACTACCCGAAAAACCTGCCCCAGTCTTACTTCTGGCCCATGTTCGTCTTCGCCTTTGCGATGGTGACGCCGATGATGGTCGCCATCGTGTCGGTGTTCGGGCGCGAAAACGGTTCGGTCTACACGGCTTACGTCGACAACCTGATCATGTCGGCACTGTTCCTGAGCATGCTCATGCGTCGCGGTGACCGGCGCGGCCAAAGCATGTGGATAGCCTGGGGCAAGCTACTGGGCACCGTGACGGCTTCCATCTCCCAGTACCTCTACGCCCCGGGAAACGTTGTCTGGCTGGTGATCTACGTCGAGATTCTGGTTCTCGATGTGCTCTACGTGTTCCTGTTGTCGAAAGCCCCGCGGTATCAGCGCGCCGAGGGGCTTGCCATCCTCACACCGGCTTAG